TAGAGCGCCATCATCACGCCCATCGCCAGCAGGTTGCCCGCCGTCAGGTCATCGATGGGGATGCCGACGCGCATCGGCCCGCGCCCCGGCTCACCGGTGATGGACATGAGGCCGCCCAAGCCCTGCGCGATCTGGTCCACGCCGCCGCGCGTGGAATAGGGCCCGGTCTGCCCGAAGCCCGAGATGCTCGCGTAGACGAGGCGCGGGTTGATCTTCGACAGCGTCTCGTAGTCGATCTTCAGCCGGTGCTTCACCTGCATGCGCATGTTCTCGACCACGACATCCGCGGTGGCGGCGAGGCGCAGGAAGGCCGCATGGCCCTCGGGGCTCTTGAGGTCGATGGCGAGGCCGCGCTTGTTGCGGTGCAGGTTCACGGAATCGAAGCCGTCCCGCGCGCCGCCGAAACCGTCATTATTGCCCGGCGGCTCGATGCGGATGATGTCGGCGCCCCAATCGGCCAGATGCCGCACGCAGGTGGGCCCGGCACGGGCCAAGGTGAGGTCGAGCACGCGCAGCCCGTTCAGGGGCAGGGTGGTCGCGGCTTTCGCGGCGGCGGCGCTGTCGTCAGGCATGGATGTTTCTCCCGCGGGCAAACTACGCGCTGCCGTGTGGCCTGAACAGGCCAAGGGCGACAAGCCCGCGATAGATCGGGCCCAGCAGGAAATTGCACAGCAGCGTGCGCGTCAGGTGGAAGGCCAGCACCAGCGGCACCGCCACGCCCAGCGCCTTCGCCGTCACGCCCATTTCCGGCATGCCGCCGGGCGCCATGCCGAGCATGACGGCGGAGGGCGGCAGCCCCATCGCCCAGGCCAGCCCCGCGCCGAACACCGTGCAGAACAGGCAGAGCAGCAGCGAGGAGACCAGCGCCGCGCGCATCAGCCGCCGCGCACCGAGCAGGAAGTCCTTCGTCATCTTCTGGCCGAGCCCCGCCCCCATCCCCACCTGCGCCGCATCGATCAGCACGCCAGGCACGGCGGAAGGGAGTTGCCCAAAGGCGGCCGCCGTGATGGCGAGGAAGCACGGCCCGATCATCCAGGGATTGGCGATGCCGGTGCGCCGCAGCAGCAGCGCCGCCACTGAACCCACCGCCAGCATCCCCGCAAGGCCCCAGCCGTCGAAGGCGAGGCGCGGCGCGACGAAGGCGCTGTAGTCGCCATGCGGCGCGATGGCCGAAAGCAGGGGCGGCATGACCAGCACCACCACCAGCACGCGCAGCGTCTGCGCCAGCGTGACGGGGGCAAGCGGCGCGCCCTCGCGCTGGGCCAGCACCGCCATGACGATGACGCCGCCCGGTATCGTCGCGAAATAGGCGGTGCGCGCATCCGTCCCCGCCATCCGCGTGAAGATCGGCATGGTGGCGATGCCGGCGAAGATGGAGAGGAAGCCCGCGATCAGGATGGCCGGCGCTGCGCCCAGCAGCGCGGCCAGCACGGGGCCCGAGAAGGTCTGCCCGAAGGCGAGGCCGATCACGATCAGCGCCGCCGGGCGGGCTGCGGGATGCACGGCCGGCGCCAAGCCTGCGGGCCGGAACCAGGCCACCGCCGCCGTGCCGAACATCGCGCCGATCATCCAGGCCAGCGGCACCTGCAGCAGCGCGAAGACGAAGCCGCCCGCCACGGCGGCCGCCAGCGTCAGGAGATGCGCAGCAAGAGGGGGAGGAAGGGTCACGCGACACGGAGAATCGGCGCTTGGCGCCCGCGCGTCAAACCCAGGGCCGGGCGCCTTCACGCTTGGTTAACCGCCGGCGTGATTTCTGGGACGGAGCGCCAACCTTGCTGAGTCCCCACCCATGAAGCCCATCGGCACCTACCTCCCGAGCGGCCTGCCCGCCGCGCCCCCCGCAAGCCAGAGCCCCGCCGCGCCCGCACCTCCCCCCGCGCCGCCGATCGGCCCGAACCCGCGCCTGCGGCTCGACCCCGCGCTCGGCATCGTGGTGATGGAATTCCTCGACGGGGCCGGCAAAGTGGCCCGCAGCGCGCCCAGTGCGGCGCAGCTCGAAGCCTATCGCAACGCGCAGCGCGGCTTCGGCGTGAAGCCCTGAGGCGGCGTCAGACGGTGAACCCACGCGGCGGGAAGCCGAAGCGGGCCAGGATATCCGCCCCGCTGTTGGCGGCTTCCGTGCGGGCGCGGTTCATCAGGTAGCGCTCCGCCAGGCGCTGCACCTCCTTCGGGTCCTCCAGCTTCGTGATGTCGAGCCGCGCCCGCACCGCGCGCGCCTGCGTCTCAACGGACTGGATGGCGATCTCCTGCGGCAGGCCCAGCGCGCCGGTCACGACCCGGCGGATGATGGGGTCGCCCAGCACGGCGAAGATATTGTTGTCCACCGCCGTCGCGCGTTCGCGGAACAGCACGGCATCCCCCAGGCCCGGCTGCTCCTTCTCCAGGTTCTGGTTCCACTGCGCGCGGCGCAGCCCCTCGGCCAGGCTCGCCTGGAGCTGCGGGTCGCGCAGCGCGGCGATGCCACGGCGCCCGAGATCCAGCGTCTCGGCCGCGGATTTCCAGCGCCGGTCGCCCAGGGTGTTGGCGAGGCTCTTTTCGTCCCGGAGGTCGGAGAGCAGGACGCGCGTGGCGAGCCCGGGCTGGCCGGCGCCCTCGGGAATGCCGAGCGCGGTGGCCAGCACCTGCAGCACGCGCGGGTCACGCAGCGCGGCGCGCACATCCGGCGCGCGGTCCACGGCGCGCTTGAACTGCTCCATGGCCCGCTTCTGCTGCGGTTCGGTGGCGATGCGGCCGAGCGCGCGCTCCTCCTCGCCCGGCTTCAGCACCCGGCGGAAGGCCGCGACGGCAGCCGCCGCGTCAGCCATGGGCGCCCTCGGCCAACTCGCGCCGCGGGGCGGGCAGCGGTGCGAGGCCCAGCACCTCTTCCTCATGGCGCATCACCCGGCGCGCGATCTTCAGCGCCAGGTAGCAGTCGTCCTCCTCGGCGGCTTCCAGCGCACGCGCCAGCATCTCACGCACGAGGACGGAGGTGGTGGCCTCCTTGAACTCCTCGATCAGCGCGCGGGCGGCATCGAGGCCGGGCCCGCGCTCCTCCTCGGTGCCGATATAGGCGGTCTGCAGCGCGAAATAGATGCGGCGCGCGGGCGTATTGGCGCCCTCGGGCGCCATGATCTGCTTGCCGAAGAGGAAGCGCGCCTTGGCTGCCAGCTCGATCCGCGTGCGATTGCGGAACCGGATCGGTGCGCCGTTGACCACCATCAGGTCTCCCTGGCGGAGTTCCAACACGAGCGTGGACATGTTTTTTCCCTTCAAGTCGCTCCGGCCGGAAATCCACGCCGCCCTCCGGTGAGGGAGGGGCGGGCGCGGCCGGCACGGGCCCTCATGGCTCCTTGCCGTTCCGCCGTTGCCAGGGGCCACCCGGCAAGGGCCCACTCTGCGGCGGGCCGGGTTAATGCCGGTTGAAGATGGCCGCATGAAGCGTCAGCGCAGGAAATTCGCGAGAGTGAGTTCGCGCATCGAGCCGAGGGCGCGGTAGCTCGCCTCCAGCGCATTGCGCGTCGCCTGCAGCCGCACCAGCACATCGGCCACGTCCACCTCCTCGATGTCGGACAACTGTCGGGACAGCGCGGTGGAGAGGTCGTCATGCCGGCGCTGCGTCGCCTCCATCCGCGCCTCGACCGTGCCCAGCGCGCCCGCCTCCTCCCCCAGCGCCAGCTCGGCCGAGGACAGGCCATCACGCAGGCTGCCCATGAAGGCGTCGAAGGCGGGGCGGTCGCTCATCTGCTCGGGCGCCAGCGCGGCGAGGCTCATCAGGTTGCGCATCAGGTCGCGCGCCCAGCTGCCGGTCGTCTCGCCGCGGCTGACGGCATCCGCGTTGCGCCCGGCGATGATGCCGTAGCCGATCATCTGCCCATCCGCGGCCGGCACGCCGCGCCGCGCCTCCTGCGCCTCGGGCGGCAGCAGCGCGTCGGCGGCGAGCCGGTCCGAGAAGGGCGTGACGCCGGGCGCGTTGCTCTGCGCGATGGCGCGCGTGGCCGCGATGGTCGCGGCCGTGCCCTGCAGCGGCAGGGCCGCCACCTCGGCCGCGATGTCCTGCGCCATCTGGCCGGTGGCCAACCCCTCGGGGTCCGGGATGGGCGGCTGGGTGAGGTCGCTGCCGCCGAACAGATACTCGCCCGCATGGCGCGTGTTCAGCAGATGCGCCACCTCGACCAGCGCCGCGCGCGCGTCGCTCTGCACCGTCATGAGCGAACCGGGATCGCCCGCGGTGATGCGCGTGGCCGCCTTGGTGCGGAAGTCGCGGGCGATCTCGGTCAGGCGATCCAGGCTGTCCTGCATCACCGCCGTGCGGCCGAGCGCCTGCTCCATGACCTGGCCGTAGAGCTCGCGCCGGCCCAGTTCGCCACGCAGCGAGACGGCGCGCGGCACCTCTGGCCCGAGGTCGCCGAGGCGATCCGCCTTGAGCCCGCTGGTGGATTGCCGCGTGAGCGTCTCGACCCGGCCGCGGAGCTGCATCGTCTCGCTCGCCAGGCGGTTGAACAACTCGATGCTGGACATGGCGCCTCAGCCCCCCTTGCTATCGGCCGATGGATTGCAGCTGTTCCCACATCTGCTGCGCCGTGTTCAGCACGCGGGCATTGGCCGCATAGGCATTCTGCAGGCGGATCAGCGCCGCCATCTCGGCATCCGGGTCCACGCCCGATTCCCGCTGGAAGCGCGCATCCATGCCGGCCTTCAGCCCCTCCGCCCGCTCGCGCGCCGCGGTCGCCGCCGCGCGGTCGGCGGCCTGCACGCCGGTGATGGTCGCCGCATAGTCACCGATCCCGCGCGGCGGGATGAAGGGCGAGGCGAGGCCGCCATCCGGCCCGATTCCGCCCGAGGCGATGGGCGGCCAGGGGACACCCGGCCGCACCGTCTCGCCCAGGCTGTGCGTCAGCACGCGGTCGAGCAATGTGGCGAAGCCGGCCGGCCCGTCCGGCGGGTTGGGCGTGAAGCCGCTGGCCCCACCCGACGTATCGGCCACGGCATGCGTG
This region of Sediminicoccus rosea genomic DNA includes:
- a CDS encoding flagellin; amino-acid sequence: MSSIELFNRLASETMQLRGRVETLTRQSTSGLKADRLGDLGPEVPRAVSLRGELGRRELYGQVMEQALGRTAVMQDSLDRLTEIARDFRTKAATRITAGDPGSLMTVQSDARAALVEVAHLLNTRHAGEYLFGGSDLTQPPIPDPEGLATGQMAQDIAAEVAALPLQGTAATIAATRAIAQSNAPGVTPFSDRLAADALLPPEAQEARRGVPAADGQMIGYGIIAGRNADAVSRGETTGSWARDLMRNLMSLAALAPEQMSDRPAFDAFMGSLRDGLSSAELALGEEAGALGTVEARMEATQRRHDDLSTALSRQLSDIEEVDVADVLVRLQATRNALEASYRALGSMRELTLANFLR
- a CDS encoding DUF1217 domain-containing protein, which translates into the protein MADAAAAVAAFRRVLKPGEEERALGRIATEPQQKRAMEQFKRAVDRAPDVRAALRDPRVLQVLATALGIPEGAGQPGLATRVLLSDLRDEKSLANTLGDRRWKSAAETLDLGRRGIAALRDPQLQASLAEGLRRAQWNQNLEKEQPGLGDAVLFRERATAVDNNIFAVLGDPIIRRVVTGALGLPQEIAIQSVETQARAVRARLDITKLEDPKEVQRLAERYLMNRARTEAANSGADILARFGFPPRGFTV
- a CDS encoding flagellar biosynthesis repressor FlbT, whose protein sequence is MSTLVLELRQGDLMVVNGAPIRFRNRTRIELAAKARFLFGKQIMAPEGANTPARRIYFALQTAYIGTEEERGPGLDAARALIEEFKEATTSVLVREMLARALEAAEEDDCYLALKIARRVMRHEEEVLGLAPLPAPRRELAEGAHG
- a CDS encoding AbrB family transcriptional regulator, which codes for MTLPPPLAAHLLTLAAAVAGGFVFALLQVPLAWMIGAMFGTAAVAWFRPAGLAPAVHPAARPAALIVIGLAFGQTFSGPVLAALLGAAPAILIAGFLSIFAGIATMPIFTRMAGTDARTAYFATIPGGVIVMAVLAQREGAPLAPVTLAQTLRVLVVVLVMPPLLSAIAPHGDYSAFVAPRLAFDGWGLAGMLAVGSVAALLLRRTGIANPWMIGPCFLAITAAAFGQLPSAVPGVLIDAAQVGMGAGLGQKMTKDFLLGARRLMRAALVSSLLLCLFCTVFGAGLAWAMGLPPSAVMLGMAPGGMPEMGVTAKALGVAVPLVLAFHLTRTLLCNFLLGPIYRGLVALGLFRPHGSA